CACCCTTGACATGACCAAAAAGTGTGTCGGTAAAGGTATTGTCATCGAGGCCGGCAACATTAACCGCAATAAAATCGCCGGCAACACCGCTCGACAAATGGATTGCGCGCGCCAAAAGCTCTTTGCCGCATCCTGTTTCGCCGGTGATCAGAATAGGGTAGTGGGTCGCCGCCACGGCTTCAATATAGCGGAAAATCGACAGAATCCGTGGGTTTTTAGTACGGATAGGGGCAAAAACTTCCGGATTTCGAAGGTCCTCGGCCAGGATTGTTTTCGTTAACTGCAGGTAGTCCCGCTGAAGCCGGCGTAATTTTACGGCATTGGCGACACTCGAAACAAACCTCTCGCTTTCAAGTGGTTTAACAATGTAATCATGCGCTCCTTTTTTCATGCATCCGATTGCCGTATTCATCTCGTTAACGCCGGTAGCCATGATTACCGGAACATCGGGTTGATTCTTTTTTAATGTGTCAAGAGTGTCTACACCGGATTCTCCCGGCATAACAATATCCAGAACCACGGTGTCAAATTCATTTTGCTCCGTCCACCTCAGCGCTTTTGTGCTGCGGTCAAAAATAATAATGTTATTAAACCCGGCTGCCTGGAGTGTCATATTCATGAGGTGAAGGGAATTACGGTCGTCGTCTATGATGACTATGGGATTTTCGGGTTTTAAAATTTTTTGAATGTTCCCGGTCATGGTTCCGTGCTCCTGGGAAATATGACCGTAACCCTGGTTCCCTTACCGGGAGTGGAGTCGAAATCGATAACGCCATTGTGATCGCGCACGATGCCGGCGGTAACGGAGAGTCCGAGTCCTGTGCCGCCATTGTCGCGTTTTGTGGTAAAAAAGGGATCCAGTATTTTCCCGATCGCCTCTTCAGGAATGCCGCATCCCTGATCCTGAACAATCAATGCCACTTCTTTATCGGATAGTATTTTGGTTGACACCTGGATTGTCTGTGAGGTGTCTGTTAAGGCGTCGCAGGCATTCTGGATTAGGTTGATGACTACCTGTTCGAGGCGTTGAAATCTTCCGGTAATAAACACATTGCCTTCTGTAAAGTTCGTCGAAAATGCGGTAGTGTGCTTTTTGATATAGCTCTTTACAAGATGAACTGCCGCTTCGGCAACCACATTGAGATCGACTTTCATACCCTTGCCCGACATATCTGTTTTGGCATATTCTTTCAGGTCTGAAACGATATTTTTGATTCGTTCGGCCCCTTCTTCGATGCTGGTCAGCAGGTAGTTGATATTGTTCCGGAATTCTTCAAAATTTGCTGCTCCGAGCGGCGGTGCTATACCGGTTTTGTAGTGAGATTCGAGAATCGGCGCGACAGCATCGCAGGCTTTGCGCAGCAGAGGAATACTGAGCGTGATATAATTGTTCGGATTATTGATTTCATGAGCAACACCCGATACCAGAATCCCCAGGCTGGCCATTTTGTCGGCCTGGACGAGCTGTTGCTGATGAAGTTTTGCATTTTCTTCGGCTTCTTTATAGATGGTAATATCTGAAGCGATTCCTGCGACTCGCACGGTTTTCCCGGTTTCATCATTGACAAGAAATGTGCGTACTCTGAGCCAGGCTGTCGTGCCATCGGGGCGGACAATCCGGAATTCCTCGTTAATTGGTGATGTATACCGTATTTCCGGATCTGCAAAGCGGCAAGTGTCACGGTCGTCGGGATGGATTATGGAAAAAAGCTCTTGACCCATTTGCATTGCCCGGGGAGGGGGGATCCCGAGAATCTGCTGCGCTGCCGGGCTGATATAGAGAAAAGATCTGGTTTCTTTATCGAGAAGAAAAAATATTTCATTGATATTGTTCGCCAACTGCTGAAATCGTTCTTCACTCTCCTTCAGTGAATCTAAAAGCAGGCGCAACTCCGAAACATCCCGTACCACTTCGATAGCGCCGACTCGGTTTCCCTGCGAATCGAAAAGGGGAGAGGCGGCAATCCAGATGTAGGCACCCTTATTGTCGTTGAAATGGGGTATGTAGGTCTCGGCATTGATAACGTGACCGTTCCGGCGAACATATTCATATTTGCTTTTTATGACCTCATCATCGGCATCGAGCAGATCGACAACGATCGTTCTCCGTTTTTTATAAAACGGGATTGAATAGTCGTGCGATCCCAGAACTTTTTCTTTCGGAACCCCGGTCATTTTCTCAGCCGCCTTGTTCCAGTGTGTGACACGGTGCTCATGATCGAGCACAAAGGCGGCATCGGGAAGGAATTCTATAATATCCCACAGTTTGACGTTTTCCTTCTGCAGAGTGTTAATTTCT
This DNA window, taken from Chitinivibrionales bacterium, encodes the following:
- a CDS encoding PAS domain S-box protein yields the protein MIDNQIQKLYNKGSILSPSLHKLQCTKGALSIVEMNDHDLKKCHTIEECIAEINTLQKENVKLWDIIEFLPDAAFVLDHEHRVTHWNKAAEKMTGVPKEKVLGSHDYSIPFYKKRRTIVVDLLDADDEVIKSKYEYVRRNGHVINAETYIPHFNDNKGAYIWIAASPLFDSQGNRVGAIEVVRDVSELRLLLDSLKESEERFQQLANNINEIFFLLDKETRSFLYISPAAQQILGIPPPRAMQMGQELFSIIHPDDRDTCRFADPEIRYTSPINEEFRIVRPDGTTAWLRVRTFLVNDETGKTVRVAGIASDITIYKEAEENAKLHQQQLVQADKMASLGILVSGVAHEINNPNNYITLSIPLLRKACDAVAPILESHYKTGIAPPLGAANFEEFRNNINYLLTSIEEGAERIKNIVSDLKEYAKTDMSGKGMKVDLNVVAEAAVHLVKSYIKKHTTAFSTNFTEGNVFITGRFQRLEQVVINLIQNACDALTDTSQTIQVSTKILSDKEVALIVQDQGCGIPEEAIGKILDPFFTTKRDNGGTGLGLSVTAGIVRDHNGVIDFDSTPGKGTRVTVIFPRSTEP